Proteins co-encoded in one Taeniopygia guttata chromosome 4, bTaeGut7.mat, whole genome shotgun sequence genomic window:
- the IBSP gene encoding integrin-binding sialoprotein isoform X1: protein MINIETAAMRSVLVFFCLVGMACTFSVKNWLLRPRLDDSEENAVFKRQHRHYLYKYIYVYSPQRRYQGSDSSEEEGDGSEEEGEGEPFYAGAKAAGHPAGVAPEDCQGALTGDVTSPQQGNGCQRIMQRTANKEEDSENEDSDENEEEEEDEEVDENENGVNGTSTNTTEGIGPHGNGTVVAEEATGEAEEEEEGEEEEEEEEEEEEEEAEATTIASTTNEEGLTQATTMDDGGPTDATTDATTAGELWEYDVTARDHSRGEEGTTEGGYEEQDEYARGDSYRAYEDEYGYYKGHGYDVYGQDYYYNQ, encoded by the exons ATGATAAATATAG AGACAGCAGCTATGAGGAGTGTCCTGGTGTTTTTCTGCCTGGTGGGGATGGCGTGCACCTTCTCG GTCAAGAACTGGCTGCTGCGACCCAGGTTGGATGACTCGGAAGAGAACGCG GTTTTCAAGAGGCAGCACCGGCACTACCTGTACAAATACATCTACGTGTATTCCCCGCAGCGACGGTACCAG GGCAGTGACTCATCTGAGGAAGAGGGGGATGGCtcggaggaggagggagagggg GAGCCATTTTATGCTGGCGCCAAGGCAGCTGGACACCCCGCTGGAGTAGCCCCTGAGGACTGCCAAGGTGCACTGACAGGAGATGTCACATCCCCCCAGCAG GGCAATGGCTGCCAAAGGATCATGCAGAGGACTGCCAACAAGGAGGAAGACTCTGAAAATGAAGACAGTGATGAgaatgaggaggaagaggaggacgAAGAAGTAGATGAGAATGAGAATGGTGTCAATGGCACAAGCACCAATACCACAGAGGGTATTGGACCTCATGGCAATGGCACTGTGGTGGCTGAGGAGGCCACTGGTGaagctgaggaagaggaggaaggggaagaggaggaagaagaagaggaagaggaggaggaagaggaagctGAAGCCACCACCATTGCAAGCACCACCAACGAAGAGGGTCTGACACAGGCCACCACTATGGATGATGGGGGACCCACAGATGCCACCACAGATGCCACCACAgctggggagctgtgggagtATGATGTGACAGCCAGGGACCACAGCCGGGGCGAGGAGGGCACCACTGAGGGTGGGTACGAGGAACAGGATGAGTATGCACGTGGGGACAGCTACCGGGCCTATGAGGATGAGTACGGCTACTACAAAGGGCATGGGTACGATGTGTATGGCCAGGATTACTACTACAACCAGTGA
- the IBSP gene encoding integrin-binding sialoprotein isoform X2, which yields MRSVLVFFCLVGMACTFSVKNWLLRPRLDDSEENAVFKRQHRHYLYKYIYVYSPQRRYQGSDSSEEEGDGSEEEGEGEPFYAGAKAAGHPAGVAPEDCQGALTGDVTSPQQGNGCQRIMQRTANKEEDSENEDSDENEEEEEDEEVDENENGVNGTSTNTTEGIGPHGNGTVVAEEATGEAEEEEEGEEEEEEEEEEEEEEAEATTIASTTNEEGLTQATTMDDGGPTDATTDATTAGELWEYDVTARDHSRGEEGTTEGGYEEQDEYARGDSYRAYEDEYGYYKGHGYDVYGQDYYYNQ from the exons ATGAGGAGTGTCCTGGTGTTTTTCTGCCTGGTGGGGATGGCGTGCACCTTCTCG GTCAAGAACTGGCTGCTGCGACCCAGGTTGGATGACTCGGAAGAGAACGCG GTTTTCAAGAGGCAGCACCGGCACTACCTGTACAAATACATCTACGTGTATTCCCCGCAGCGACGGTACCAG GGCAGTGACTCATCTGAGGAAGAGGGGGATGGCtcggaggaggagggagagggg GAGCCATTTTATGCTGGCGCCAAGGCAGCTGGACACCCCGCTGGAGTAGCCCCTGAGGACTGCCAAGGTGCACTGACAGGAGATGTCACATCCCCCCAGCAG GGCAATGGCTGCCAAAGGATCATGCAGAGGACTGCCAACAAGGAGGAAGACTCTGAAAATGAAGACAGTGATGAgaatgaggaggaagaggaggacgAAGAAGTAGATGAGAATGAGAATGGTGTCAATGGCACAAGCACCAATACCACAGAGGGTATTGGACCTCATGGCAATGGCACTGTGGTGGCTGAGGAGGCCACTGGTGaagctgaggaagaggaggaaggggaagaggaggaagaagaagaggaagaggaggaggaagaggaagctGAAGCCACCACCATTGCAAGCACCACCAACGAAGAGGGTCTGACACAGGCCACCACTATGGATGATGGGGGACCCACAGATGCCACCACAGATGCCACCACAgctggggagctgtgggagtATGATGTGACAGCCAGGGACCACAGCCGGGGCGAGGAGGGCACCACTGAGGGTGGGTACGAGGAACAGGATGAGTATGCACGTGGGGACAGCTACCGGGCCTATGAGGATGAGTACGGCTACTACAAAGGGCATGGGTACGATGTGTATGGCCAGGATTACTACTACAACCAGTGA